The genomic region TTTTTCGTCAGTGTTACGAGGACTTGTGTACTTATCATTATCCAAACAGATAACAAGACATCTATCTAGGGCAACCAATATAGTTAATTTAATTGTACTCTTATATGAAGGTATAAGCAAACATATCGATACAACTTTGGAtactttaaaagtatttttgaacattataaaatcatatatgtACATACCACATACTTATAATCATAAACTCAGAAGAAAAAGTTCAGTCAGTACATTTTATTCGTTCATGTATAgtctttttttaagaattctAACGACGTAACGATTTTCATACAAACGATATCCAAAACCTAATGATTAAAAACATTGCCGAACCTACGATTAAATGCttacttaaaggcctagtttaaggtgacccccccccccccaaaaaaaaaaaacctgtgcAGTGTTTgaggttttattttataaatggaccctaaatggccctgagacagtaaacgaatacacaggaaaattggcccctactgtgacaccagtgcaattagcatgtgatgcacagcaggggattatcatgccaaacattccttaaactaggcctttaagatcAAAACACAGAGGTTGTTTACTATACACGGTttgggggcggggggggggggtacactTATAGAAgaattaaactaggcctttaacttGATTGTGTGGTATTTCGGAAATGCACGTCTTGAACGTGCACGGTTAAAATTGATATggcaaaatgtgtttaaaactgCGTTGTAAAGATATGGCATAGAGATATGATGAAATGGTACTCGCGTCAATTTGTATCTGACGTCTCCGTAATTTGATGGCATCAATGGtcaaatattgtttcattaaatcTGTCATGCGAAAAAAAGATATCAGTACAAAAGATTCCCATATATCTGTCCCATTGGACGTGTTAAATTTCGAAAAGGGTCGTACTGTGATGAATATCAAACATGGGTATGAATATCATAGTAAGTTGATCATGAGCACTCATGAGATCATGATCGTTGAGATATTGACTTCGCCTGAAATTTgatttacaagaaaaaaattCATAAAGGACAACAAACGATGGAAAAATGTCCACACTGGAACAGACGATGGATAATGGATCACATTAGAACAACAGACGATGGATAATGGATCACATTAGAACAACAGACGATGGATAATGGATCACATTAGAACAACAGACGATGGATAATGGGTCACTTTAGAACAACAGACGATGGATAATGGATCACATTAGAACAACAGACGATGGATAATGGATCACATTAGAACAACAGACGATGGATAATAGATCACATTAGAACAACAGGCGATGGATAATCAATACTGGATCACTCTAGAACACATGGTGGATAATggatcataaaataaaaatagaccATGACTTGGGGTTGACTTGGCGTTGTGACAGGGCCAAGACATAATACAGCCagtatagggcgcgggcagaccttaataaactcaacaacaacattatgGATCGCATTAGAACAACCTACGATGGATAATGGATCACAGTCGGACAAGAGATAATGGATAAGATTAGAACAACCTACGATGGATAATGGATCACAGTCGGACAAGAGACAATGGATAATGGATCACAATAGAACAACCTACGATGGATAATGGATCACCGTTGGACAAGAGACAATGGATAATAAACCACATTAGAACAACATACGATGGATAATGGATCACATTTGGACAAGAGACAATGGATAATGGACTACAATAGAACAACCTACGATGGATAATGGATCACATTTGGACAAGAGACAATGGATAATGGATCACAATAAAACAACCTACAATGGATAATAGATCACCATTGGACAAGAGACAATGGATCACAATAGAACAACCTACGATGAATAAAGGATGACTGTCGGACAAGAGACAATGGATAATAGATCACAATAGAACAACCTACGATAGATAATGGATCACATTTGAACAACCTACGATAGATAATGGATCACAGTCGGACAAGAGACAATGGATAATGGATCACATTTGAACAACCTACGATAGATAATGGATCACAGTCGGACAAGAGACAATGGATAATGGATCACAGTAGGAAAATATACGATGGATAATGGATAAGATTAGAAAAACAGATGCTAGAACAAGACACGATGGATAATCGATCACAATAGATTACCAGCAGACTCACTCAGTTATGAAGACGAATAGTTCACATTACCAAGCAAGGTTTTGAGAAAACGTGtttcaacaaatacatgtaactgtAGAACCTCAACCAAGGTTTTAGAGAATTTATCTCACTAGTCAATAAAGTTCTATGAAATCTTGAGTAATATGTATTTAAGGATCTCGCAACTGGTGGTTTAAgattttgtataaacattttgaaattgaatcaAACCGACCTCAAATGAAAAGGGTCCATCTATTGATCTCGACTTATGTAAATACAGTTTCAGGATTCGACACCAAGtccttcataaaatattgaccaaaaacAGTTGTTCTACACAGTCCCttcgaccttgacctttgatctactgACCCAAAACACATCAGGGGTCATCTACCTACAATGCCCAATGTACATTTAATGTTTGGGAACTCTACAAGCCAATCAAGAGTTGATTGATGAGAAGTCGTTTTTCTAGTTAATGTCACCACAACGATGACCTTTAACCTTCTGTTCACAATCAATAAGGTCATCTGCTGACCTTAACTAATGTCCATACAACATTTGAGGACTGAACACCAGTCTTTCACAAGTTATTGATCAAAACCCGTTTTCTAGTAAAGGTCACATAGCCCTTGACAcgtttgacctactgaccccaaAATAAGAGGTCATCAACTGACCATGATAATGCGCTTGCAAAGTTTTATAACTACAGTAAGTATTTAAATAGCTATTATTGAATGGTAACAAACGTGTCACGCCGACGGCAACGTGGAGCAGGACGTCGTCGCTGGACAAAGTGAACCATATATGCATTTGCTGTGCTTCGCAGGAGAAACAAAATTAACCTAATATAATACAACCGGATTGTTTTGGGCTATGTTTGGGACTGCATTCTTTTTCATTTCTACTGTTCAAAACAGAGGCTGAATTAACACAAGGAAATTTTAAATTTGGGGGTTATCGGGGTTATCCGACAATGAGGTGAGGTTACAAACTTCAGAATATTTCCAAAATgctcttatttattttactttaatcgtaaaaaaatcaacaacaagcacacattaaaacagtatttatgCGAAGAACTCACACGTACAAAATGTAAGTACAAAAATGTGATGTATTTCCAATATGGCATGTACCTTTAACTCCAAATGCTACAACATAAATGGATGCATAACTCGTACCTACAATTCAACGCACAGTGACTAAAACATGGTGTTattcagtgtttgtttattattcacATGAGATTAAATTCATTGGGCAGGTCACGTGTCTGATGCTTGAGCTTCTGTTTCAGTCCGCTTTTTTTCCTCTTCCATTTCCTTCTGTTTTCTGTGGGCCTCAAGCCGTGTTCGTGGGTGCACTGGGTAAAACCCAGCAAGACCTGCAGcaaagaaatacaaaacaaatcaaaccaggtgcatgtgtgtgtgtgtgcgtgcgtgcgtgcgtgtgtgcacGCGCACGCACATGTATGTGtacacattttgaaatttattttattttatcccTTTCTGTAAAATGAGAAGGgtacataaatgtaaataaaaatcagtttgttttattcCCTTGATATTTAATTACCATAATTTTTTCTCCATTGTTTAATTTCTAATATACAATCATggacttcatttgaaaaaaggctagatatttacatatatcatataattttaaaatacacaccATGCATTTGTGTGTTATTGTAgactatttcaaataaaatattatgttcattCAGATACTTGAAGACATACCTAATAACTTCAGCACTGGTACAGAACACTGTGCAGTCAGTCCAAGCCAATGTCTGAGTTTATCAAAGTTCACAGCCACAAGTCTTTCACCAAACTTGTTCACCATAGGATCATAAGTTCCGACCTgatctaaaatgtttttgtctctGGGGGTTCGGTTCTTTTGTACAACAATATGGTAGAATGGTCTGTTTGTGCAACCTCTCAGGGACAATCGGATCATTAACTTCCTGCTTCTATCTACAAAACGCCCCATTATTACctgaaaataatgttgaatcatttattcaatatacCTGTCATGTTCTATTTCACTCTTTGCTTATTTATATTAAGAGACAGAGCTTATGGTTATATGTTAAATGATTTGctgaatcaaaataaatcttatcatatatatatatatatgtatctatcTTTGGGGGTGTATGACTGGGCAAGCtcagtaaaataattatttgaatgtaGAAAGTAGTAAAGTATTTTATACATGTTCCATGTTGagttcagttttttttatatttaatggaTATTGACTGTTTTACACACAAATCAGATCagaatgttataaaaatgttatatgaacTCTTTGCAGTCTAGCAAACATAGAGGTCCATATTTGCTACATTACTAAATTATTAATGGAAACACTATTTAtatgttgcatttttttcatgggtaccaataaatacaaaatcgaATATAATTAACAGAACTTCAGAGAGATTAGAACCTCAGAAACATAGTGGTTATTGTATGACCAAAGAAATAAGGGTATGTGGCTATGCCACTCTTTTAAGGCCATAACTCCCATAAAAAAAACTCATCATCGAGTTGAATACTATAACAGGGTAGCTACATGTATAACTAGTAGAAAAACGAAAGCATTTTATTTCtcaatattattattctttAGTATTTCTTAAACATACTCACTAGACCCATGAAGTCAAGTTAAGACTGATTCTATTGGGGTGAATATATTGGTTGATATTTGACACAGATATGGCCTCTATTGTAACTACAGCCAAACcctgttggctcaaactcgtttggctcgaattcctcgttggctcgaaatggATGTTAAGGACCCATTTCCTTAACTTGAAGGTAAGAATTCCCACTTGGCTCGAAGTTTACGAGGCTCCAGGTATTTTCGCCAGTCCCTAGATGTTTGAGCCTACGGTGTTCGGCTGTATCACTCTTTCAGAAATGTACACATTTTGAACTCagttcaaaacaa from Mya arenaria isolate MELC-2E11 chromosome 3, ASM2691426v1 harbors:
- the LOC128228630 gene encoding 28S ribosomal protein S16, mitochondrial-like, with the translated sequence MGRFVDRSRKLMIRLSLRGCTNRPFYHIVVQKNRTPRDKNILDQVGTYDPMVNKFGERLVAVNFDKLRHWLGLTAQCSVPVLKLLGLAGFYPVHPRTRLEAHRKQKEMEEEKKRTETEAQASDT